The following DNA comes from Scomber scombrus chromosome 7, fScoSco1.1, whole genome shotgun sequence.
tcaattaaaagttttttttttttttttgagacaAGTCATAGAAATTtaagctaaaagaaatgtgttagGGTGTTTTAACTGCTctaggatttaaaaaaaaaaaaaaacaggtttaattGGACCTGAACAGTAACGTTAGTGTTAACTCTAATATATGATGCAGAGGTTTCAGATGGTCAAGTGAAAACAAGTTTGTTTCGGTTTTCCTTGAAAAGTGTCACTTTCTACGGAAGCttattgcattcattcaataaaaaaaaatacagatcctgtttttctgagtaattttttctaaaaataagtttttctgagtaattttttctgtttttctgagtaatttttttttaaatcagtttttctgagtaattatttctgtttttctgagtaatttttttggatcagtttttctgagtaatttttttcctgtttttctgagtaattttttttggatcagtttttctgagtaattatttctgtttttctgagtaattttttttttcctgtttttctgagtaattttttcccccctgtttttctgagtaatttcttccccttgtttttctgagtaattttttccccttgtttttctgagtaatttttttccctgtttttttgagtaattttttctctaCTTCGAAATCTCGCGATAACACCTCACTTGCAAGtgactcctgcagctcctgctcctgctatGACCCGTCTTCAGCTCTCTACTCCACCGGGGTCAATTAAGGTGAGGCAAGTTACACACAGGGTATGATACACATGATTTCAGTTTAGTTAGCCGCGTTTGATTACATGTAGGACGATAGAGGGCACCGAGTGCTTTGTTGTTCTCTGTCTTTCAATTcaatgaaactttattgatcgCTCAAATGTTGTGGGAACCATATATATCTATGGTGGGAACTGTGTGCCGTTGTAAAACCTCACCAGAACGAACGGAAAAGAACGGAGTAACGCAGCGTTCGGTAACGGAAACGTTATtagttactgaaaaaagtaacggCGTTACTAGGCTAATAACGCGTTACTAACGCGTAATAACACTGCTCATAGCCTATGAGTCATAGGCTACGATTAGCATATAGCTTAATATTATGACGGCATGTGGGCTCGTTTTATTTGTGCCAAGCcaataaaatggaagaaaggcgATTCACTTTTGACAAAAGAAACTGTCCGGCATGATGGAAACAAAACTGTTAGCGGCTAACTAAACTGAAATCATGTGTAACATACCCTGTGTGTAACTTGCCTCACCTTAATTGACCCCGGTGGAGTAGAGAGCTGAAGACGGGTCATATCaggagcaggagctgcaggagtcaCTTGCAAGTGAGGTGTTATCGCGAGATTTCGAAGtagagaaaaaattactcaaaaaaacagggaaaaaaattactcagaaaaacaaggggaaaaaaattactcagaaaaacaaggggaaaaaattactcagaaaaacagggggaaaaaaattactcagaaaaacaggaaaaaaaaaattactcagaaaaactgatccaaaaaaaattactcagaaaaacaggaaaaaaattactcagaaaaactgatccaaaaaaattactcagaaaaactgattttaaaaaaaattactctgaaaaacagaaaaaattactcagaaaaactgattttagaaaaaattactcagaaaaacaggatctgtatttttttttattgaatgaatgcaataaGCTTCCGTAACTTTCAGTCAGTTTTATGAGAAAATTAAAACACTACATGGCATTCAGGACTACattaaatctctttttataaatctgatgggttgtttagtttcattttagAGAAACTGCTTCCTTGTGTTAGTCATCATTaaacgtctctctctctctctctctctctctctctctctctctctctctctctctctctctctctctctctctctctctctctctggtaaAAGGTAGAAACACTATAACATAATTCAAATTTGTCTTAATTGACTTTGATCATGAAAATCGTAGCTGGTCACTCATCTGGTTTGCTTGTAAACTCCAAATTATTTATTCAGAGAACTCACCTGGTAGTAATGTGAGGCTGCTACAGTCTGGCTCCTCTGGTATCGGTCTGTTTGTCCAGCAGCAACAAAACCTGTAACTTCCTATTAACTGTTTGAGTTTTTCAGACTAAAAGCACCATTTCCACACAATGATAAATTTGGTCTGATAAGCAGAACCAGAAGAAGCTGTCTGCTCCTTCATTTATGTAGTATGTAGGAGGTTacgttgttttttaaaataaaatataaaggaCTAGTTTATATATAGTCAAAAATAAGAACTAAAAGTAGGTTGTTTTCTGATGGAGTTTTTGCAAATTACTATATTATAACTACATATGAAGCTAATTATATTGATTGGGTACTAACCAACTAAACCAAAGTAACAGTTTttccataaaaaacaaaaagcaaaaaatgattTGCTACCAAAATGCAACACCcagtctgtaaaatgtaaaatttacattaaaatgttaacatttgtgaattgttttcaaactgtaatacatttaatgttGATGTAAACAGAATTACTCTCttaaatttgagtttttaaagaattaaaaaacatttgaatacatAATGTGTCATAAAGGCTGAACTGTGTATTAATTTGAGATGTGAAGTTCAATGACCTAATAAAAGTTCAACCAAATTTACTCCAGATTCACAGATTAACAGTCCAGCTGTGGGCAAACTGTAAAAtaagcaggagcaggagcaacAGCGTTTCATTCCCCTGCTGACATGATGATCAAGTCCAACCAGACATGATTGTGCAATTTaccaaaaacagaacagaaaccaacaaccaacaaaatgaaaagatgttGAAATATGACTTCATAAAAGCCAAATTTATTTCTTTCATACATTCAATCCATTTCCATCAAGTGGCACATCTTAACCCTCTCACAGTTGCAGAGGGGGAAAAGTAGATTACTTATAATTATGAGATTCctaaacattacacacattgaTTCAATTTGGAGATTTCACAACAACTCAGGAGTGAATAATGTGGGAATCACCGGCCTTTCGTAAGACCGGATGAACGTTGTCATTGAATCAGCGATATGagggtttagtttagttttattaggatccccattagctgcaGCCTTGATGAAGCTATTCTTCCTGGGGTCCGACCATAAGCATAAAAGAACacaatgaatacaaaatataacacaacataatagagcaaaaaagaaaaaaagaaggtataTGTATacctatacatacacacatatatatatactcatatatatacatacatacatacctatacacatatatacatacacacacatacatttgcatgtgtacacacacatacttatacatacatatgtacacacataaccacacagaaataataatgaaaaataaaaatgaataaaatcaaaatcaatatACTGTAGTCTTTCAGTCGTCCATTTCTCTTGTCCTTAACAGACACTCAGATGCACAATTTGAAAATATTCTTTCATACAGATTTTCATTTAGACTACAGGGTAAGTGGGGACCTCCTCTACAGGTGGTTTGTAATGTTCTGGTTCATCAGTGCTctaaaagagaataaagaacTTCAGTAAATCATACAACACATTCAAGTCTTTAAAATATGTTGCATACATTCATGAACTGTACCACTTTACTGTTTTCATACACAAGGGAATAATTCTTTTAACTTTAGTGTACATTGTTGGTAGACCACTTTTCTCTTTTGAATTTGGTCACATCTTAAACTTCACAACATTAAGAAAATCATTTACAACTTGGCAGCAAactatacaaatatatatatatatatataatatacagccATCAGCAACTTAACCACAAACTTCCAGCTACATGGAGATCTCCCCCCAGCCAGCTGCTTCCTTTTTTAGCTTATTGTGGTGAAATTTCAACTTAAATGAATCAGCTGTTCTGCATTCATGATGTgctttcaattttcattttgtttttctttgtaatttgttctttgtttttgtgtatgtaatTGTATTTACTCTACCTTGTTTTCCCTTCTGACTGCTCTTCAGGGCTTTGATCCCCATGACAACAGAGCTGATGACGAGGCAGAGCTCAAGGGCCGACAAGATGATCATCACAGCATTCATGCTTCTAATAAGCATCTGATGGGACACAAAAAGCAGCGTTACCTTTTAACTCTTTAAACaggtttttctgttttatttagacTTCAATACAATTGGAGAATTTGTTCTTACTTGATAAGTTTCTGTCACATGAGGTTTTCTTCTATATTCCTAACTGGGTTTTATTTAGTCTGCAACTAATGATCTATTTATCTGTTATCTATTCTTTCAGTTAACTGATCATATGGCACAGAttttactgattattttctatCCTTGTAATCTCATGTTAAGGAGTGATATGTTTTAAGACCGGTGAGATAATAAAAgcctttcattttcttctcatAACTTATACAACTGGGTCACATTTTGACTGCTAAGATGACTTTTCCACACTTACAAGTATCAGTGCTTGTGCCTCCAAGCATTTCTCCTGGATGATCAAGTCCTCGGGAGATGGACTTGCTGTTGTCCTTTCATGATGGCCATACCGGTAGTCATAATGGTCACGTGGGCACATCACCCACAAGTCCCAACCACGTTCTGCCACACtgatggaagagaaaaaaatggctGTGATGGCAAAACCAACTCCTGTCAGATTCAGAATCACGTTGATGATGacctaaagaaagaaaataatacaaaatcaGACCAGGAAATTAACAGCACAAATTACAATCAAGAAAATGTGGGGCAGTAATCATGTGAAACAATGTGGGCATGTATATTCATGCTATTTGtcttgaaataaaaaagaaaataaataaagtcattttaagATAATGTTAGGATGTTATAAACTTGGAATACTCACCAGACATCGACTGGGAAACTTCTCAGACAAAATGCACATGATGCCAAAAACTATGAActacaaaaaagacaaaaaacttaATCTTTAACCTCCACGATTTCACACAAACCATAAATGAAAATTCACGTGAGAAAAAACAACTCATAATGTAACAGCAGTAGGTAGTACAGAAGCTATGGTGAATTTTAAAATCTCTTAAATAGTTGCTACAGATGATATAGCACCTTTTCCACTTGGATACAGCCACAtgtgaaatgtgcatttattcGTCGGTATTGTTTATGATGTTGTTTTGTGCTGTATTATGTCCCATATTGGAGTAGAGTGGAAACAATGCCCAACCTACTCAATGATCCTGTTTGTGACATTTATGAATTTCgtgacatttaacatttcagaGAGAGATCAGAGTGTGTCCCATTCAAGAAAGCCCATAGGTGTGTCCCCTTTGGAATCAACTGAACAGCTCCCATTAAGTTGTCTTTGTCCTCATGCCTTTGTTGGATTTTATGCCACTTAAGAACATATTTTGGTGGGAAGATATCCAGCATTAAGTTGCTTACCAGGCTTCCAAGCCAAAAAGGAAACATGCTCTCCATTATCCACCAAGGGCCACCATGACCGCTCCAGAGGATGGATCCAAAGACAATGTTGAGCAAGCCAACCATAATCTGCAGAGCCTGTGAAGGAAGAAACACAGTATGAAGAACAAACATCAATGTAACTGCAGTTATCAGGTGTCACTGTGGGTGTCAAACCGTACAGTTGTGTTGGACCACGTTCTCTTGAgggtttaaatgtaattttttagattttcctacataaacacaacagctgaaGCTCTAAGGCAGGTACAACTACCATGCAGAGCTGAGACAGTGACATGGAAAAACTCTCCTCAGCACAGTTCTTAGATATTGATATGTAGGAGAAACAAACATATTATGTGATTGAGAAAATGatgtgcagctttaatgtgCAGTGCAATACATTTGGAGTAACAGCAATTATTCCACTAAACCACGTCTTACTCAAAGATGAAATCAGAATtcaaaggagaaagaaaactgCTGAGCAAAATATGTTAACTATAAAGTTGAAACACAGTAGATGGTAACTCACCCCCAATACTGACTGAGAAGTTTTCTGAACCCTCCTCAGCTGCTGAGACATAGAGCAGCACACGGGGCTGTAGCAAAGGGCCTTGAAGATTTGGCATAGAGGTGAACAAGCACTTTTGGGGTCGGGGGTCAAAGTCAATATAGTGACCCCATCCGCCTTGGTCATGCCCACAGACATCCTGCTTGCTCCTGGAGACTGAAAGAGACCAGATAGTATAGAAACTTGACATTTGCTGAATAGGCTTATGCTTGTTCCTGATTTCGACGAATTACGAATTCGAAGTACGGAATCATGCAATTTTTTACCAATCTGAAAAGTCAAATTACTCTCCCTAATCGACTGTTTCACATTGGCTATGAACTTATCTATAAAGGCCAAGTTTCCAAACCCTCCACTGTATGTCGAACTTGGCTTTCAACTGTTTCAACTAAGGCTGTTAAAATCAACAAGTACAATTATGTTTCATCAATGTGTAACTAATATTAAGAAGTGTGATATTTTTATGATGAAAAGTACTGGTTCTGTTCATTATAAACTAAAGACATGGTGTTCAAAATAACCAGGTAGGTACAATCTAATGACACATGAGTTCAAGCTGCATTACAGGAATTTTAGGATTCAGTCTTTTTTAGAGATTTACACACACTAAGAACAAAAAGTCAGGATATTTTCTGCTGCActgatttagatttttcttttcttttaaatcccACAACTTCATGGCTGCTCAATCCTAAATTGTTGGAGTGTCTCCTTTATTAAGAGGCAGGCTTGCTGGTgggtttttaataaaatgattaataacGTTAGTAGTTAGGGTTCACAATTTgtcaagtctgttttaaaaagaacagtCAGGAGCTAATATGAAGACTGAAAatggttttcctcactgtaaacattcctcctgttcatactggctattaaaagatctgctttaaatgtgtttcaatgtaagtgatgaggggGGGCAAATCCACTGttccttttaaaaatctgatta
Coding sequences within:
- the LOC133982852 gene encoding transmembrane protein 176B-like isoform X2 — translated: MSVGMTKADGVTILTLTPDPKSACSPLCQIFKALCYSPVCCSMSQQLRRVQKTSQSVLGALQIMVGLLNIVFGSILWSGHGGPWWIMESMFPFWLGSLFIVFGIMCILSEKFPSRCLVIINVILNLTGVGFAITAIFFSSISVAERGWDLWVMCPRDHYDYRYGHHERTTASPSPEDLIIQEKCLEAQALILMLIRSMNAVMIILSALELCLVISSVVMGIKALKSSQKGKQGRSTDEPEHYKPPVEEVPTYPVV
- the LOC133982852 gene encoding transmembrane protein 176B-like isoform X1, with amino-acid sequence MSVGMTKADGVTILTLTPDPKSACSPLCQIFKALCYSPVCCSMSQQLRRVQKTSQSVLGALQIMVGLLNIVFGSILWSGHGGPWWIMESMFPFWLGSLFIVFGIMCILSEKFPSRCLVIINVILNLTGVGFAITAIFFSSISVAERGWDLWVMCPRDHYDYRYGHHERTTASPSPEDLIIQEKCLEAQALILMLIRSMNAVMIILSALELCLVISSVVMGIKALKSSQKGKQEH